CCCGAAAGGCTCCGCCGCGTACGCCGTGGCGCGCGTGAATGGAAGGGGAGGCCATCACTGCGCGCAGTGCGCCGTTCGCGCTCCCCACGCCCGCCACACGGATCGCCCCACACGGTGGCCCGTCGCACCGGCCCCCATCGTCCGCGCATCACCTCACACGCTGGACCGGCCCACCGGTCGCGCCGCCCTGGGAGGACCGCCCCGCGGAGCGACGCCGCACCGGGACCGCGGCGACGGCCAAAGGCCCTGCTCGCGGGCGTTCCCTACGGGACCGCGATGCCCGCCGCCCGCAGGGCGTGGGCCAGGTCCCGCTCCCGGGCCGCCGACACCTCGCGTGCGGCGGCCAGGAGCCGGGTCACCAGGTGCCGCGGACGCCCCTGGGCGACGCGCGCCACGTCCTGGGGCGTCCGTACGCGGACGAACGCGCCCAGCAGCACCTGCGCCTGGGGGCCCGGACCGGCCTCGTCGAGGGCGGCCACCGCGTCGGCGACCTCGGCCGCCGGCCGCGCGACGCCCTGCCGGAGCACCTGCCGCCAGTCGTCGTCACGTCCGGCCGCGGCCAGGGCCCCGGCCGCGGCGGCGAGAGCGGCCGGCGGGAGCGAGGAGACCTCCCACAGCAGCGTCGCCCGGTCCGCGGCCAGTCCCGCCCGGTGCAGTGCCGACACGCACACCGGCAGGTGTACGGCGGGCCTGCGCGCCATCTCGCAGAGCACCGCGTGCGCCTCACCGCCGCGGCCTTCGGCGCGCAGTCGCAGGAGCAGGCCGACGGCCTGTTCCGCAGCACGGACGGCCGCGGGGCCGGGATCGGTGGTACGCGGGGCGGGCCCGGCCTCCCGCGCGGGGGCGGCGCCGAAACGGGCACCGCGCAAAGCGGGCGCCGCGGACGGGGTGAGGGGCATGACGGGCAGGGACGAGGAGGCGGGGGACGTGGACGTCTCGTCCTCGAGATCGAGACCGGCGAACCGGGCTCCCCGCGGCCTCCCCCGCGTACGCCTCGAAGCGGTGCCGGCCCCGGGACCGGCACCGGCCGGCGCGGCGGCGGAACCAGGCGAAGGGGTAGGCCCCTCAACGGAGGCGGGAGCGGTTCCCGTGGCGGAGGCGGGAGCCGGCATCGGGCTTCCCAGCGCGGTCAGCCGACGGCGGATCTCGGCGCAGCGGGCCGTGGCGCGGGCGTGGTCGTCCCGGGCCCAGGCCACCGCCTCCGGCCCGTCGGGGCCGTGTGCCGCTTCCCGGGCGCCGGCGGCCCGCAGCCGGTGAGCGGCGGCCTCCCGTTCGCGGAGCATCAGTTCCAGCCGGACCCCGAGGGCCGTACGTCCGCCCGGACGCCGGTCGTACGCGGTGACGGCCGCCGTGTACAGGGCGGCGGCGCGCGCCGGTTCCCGCGCCGCGAACCCGTCCCCCCGCAGGCCGGCGAGGTCCTGGAGAAGGGATTCGACCACGTCCCAGGGCGGCAGCTCCACACCCTCGAAGCAGGCGCGCATGCCCTCCGGGTCGCGTGTGACGAACACGCCGTACCAGCCCTGCCGCGCGTCGAGCAGAGCGGCCAGGCCGCGCAGGTACCGCGCGAACGTCCGTACTTCCACCGCATACCGATCCACTGTCACCGTCGCCCTCGCCGGCCGCTCCGCCAGAACCTTCCGGCCCGCAGGAATTCGACCGCAGGGCTGTTACGGGCGGGCTACGCGCGCTTTTCGGGTGTGGGGCGAAGAGGGCGAGGCGACTCGCGCACACCCCGGCCCGTCCGGTCGCGGGGGCAGCAGCGGGGCCGCCCCGGCGGGCGGCGGCGGCCGGGTCCGTCCGGAAGGTGACGGACGGAAGGCGACAGTCGGGAAATGACGGACGGAAGGCGACGGTCGGGAAGTGACGGTCAGAAGGTGACGGCGATGCCGGTGTGAGGCCGCTTGCCGAGTCGCACGATCATCGCGGGAATGTCCACCAGCCAGTACTTCCAGGTGTATTTACGGGCCAGCATCTTACGCACCGCCGCCGTACCGGCCTCGTCGAGCAGCCGCGCGGTGCCCTCGGCGCTCGGCGCTCCCTCCGCGATCCGGCCGCGGACGTCGCACACGGTGACCCGGACCCGGCTGTCGTTGCGCAGCCGCTTCACCTTCCAGGAATCGGACCGGGTCCAGACGTAGAGCGTCTCGCCGTCGGCGGCGGCCCAGACGGGCGTGGCGACGGGAGTGCCGTCCTTCCGGTAGGTGGTCAGGCTGACGTACTCGCTGCGGGCGAAGTCCTGGAGGGTCACAAGCGCCGACCCTACCGGCCGCTACGCGGTGAGCGGCAGGGCTGTCACCGGCGGCCCCGCCGGTTCGGCGGACCCGGCCGGTTCGGCCGCGCAACGGGCGAGCAGACCGTCCATGGTGAGACCGAGGGCCCCGGCGAGCGCCGCGACCGTGAAGAAGGCGGGGGTCGGGGCGCGGCCGGTCTCGATCTTGCGAAGCGTCTCGGCCGAGATGCCGGCGCTCGCGGCGACCGCGACCATGCTGCGCGGACCGCGCGCCTCGCGCAGCAGCTCGCCGAGCCGTTCGCCGCGCCGGCGCTCTTCGGGTGTCAGGGGCGTCCGTACCATGCCGTCATTCTAATACCAGTCGGATCGGTATAATAATTGGCGCGACACGGGTCGGGACGGGCAC
This DNA window, taken from Streptomyces nitrosporeus, encodes the following:
- a CDS encoding PPOX class F420-dependent oxidoreductase, whose product is MTLQDFARSEYVSLTTYRKDGTPVATPVWAAADGETLYVWTRSDSWKVKRLRNDSRVRVTVCDVRGRIAEGAPSAEGTARLLDEAGTAAVRKMLARKYTWKYWLVDIPAMIVRLGKRPHTGIAVTF
- a CDS encoding helix-turn-helix domain-containing protein is translated as MVRTPLTPEERRRGERLGELLREARGPRSMVAVAASAGISAETLRKIETGRAPTPAFFTVAALAGALGLTMDGLLARCAAEPAGSAEPAGPPVTALPLTA